One segment of Carya illinoinensis cultivar Pawnee chromosome 1, C.illinoinensisPawnee_v1, whole genome shotgun sequence DNA contains the following:
- the LOC122282826 gene encoding katanin p60 ATPase-containing subunit A1-like → MGGASLSGLQEHLKLAREYAMEGVYDTSVIFFDGAIAQINKHLNTLDDPLIRAKWMNVKKALSEEIEVVKQLDSERKAFKESAMGRRTSSPPVNSKSSFVFQPLDEYPTSSRGPMDDPDVWRPPSRDTSSRRPARAGQVGMRKSPQDGAWARSSARTNTTGRATKAGGSSRVNSGVRASTTGKKGTGSGKSSKGDATISDAEDGKSKRAQYEGPDPELAEMLERDVLENSPGVRWDDVAGLSEAKRLLEEAVVLPLWMPEYFQGIRRPWKGVLMFGPPGTGKTLLAKAVATECGTTFFNVSSATLASKWRGESERMVRCLFDLARAYAPSTIFIDEIDSLCNARGASGEHESSRRVKSELLVQVDGVNNSSTGEDGSRKIVMVLAATNFPWDIDEALRRRLEKRIYIPLPNFESRKELIRINLKTVEVAPDVDIDKVARRTDGYSGDDLTNVCRDASLNGMRRKIAGKTRDEIKNMAKDEISNDPVAMCDFEEALVKVQRSVSAADIEKHEKWFSEFGSA, encoded by the exons atgggagGAGCTTCACTGTCTGGCTTGCAGGAACACCTGAAATTGGCGAGGGAGTATGCTATGGAAGGAGTCTATGACACCTCCGTTATCTTTTTCGACGGGGCCATTGCTCAGATCAACAA ACACCTTAATACTCTTGATGACCCTTTAATTCGTGCAAAATGGATGAACGTTAAAAAGGCCTTGTCTGAAGAGATAGAAGTTGTAAAGCAACTAGATTCAGAGAGAAAGGCATTCAAGGAAAGTGCCATGGGACGACGCACTTCTTCGCCACCAGTAAATTCTAAATCTTCATTTGTTTTTCAACCATTGGATGAGTACCCAACTTCCTCACGTGGTCCAATGGATGATCCTGATGTATGGCGGCCACCTAGTCGGGATACTTCCAGCAGAAGACCAGCGAGGGCTGGTCAAGTGGGCATGAGGAAGTCCCCACAAGATGGGGCATGGGCTCGCAGTTCTGCTAGGACTAATACAACTGGCCGAGCTACAAAGGCTGGTGGTTCAAGCAGGGTTAACTCAGGTGTTCGAGCATCAACTACTGGAAAGAAAGGCACTGGTTCTGGCAAATCTAGTAAAGGAGATGCAACG ATTAGTGATGCTGAAGATGGAAAATCAAAGAGGGCACAATATGAGGGGCCTGATCCTGAGTTGGCTGAAATGCTTGAAAGGGACGTGTTGGAAAACAGTCCTGGAGTGAGATGGGATGACGTTGCGGGGCTGAGTGAAGCAAAAAGGTTACTAGAAGAAGCTGTTGTGCTTCCTCTATGGATGCCTGAGTATTTCCAG GGAATTAGGAGACCCTGGAAAGGAGTACTCATGTTTGGTCCTCCCGGAACTGGGAAGACGCTACTAGCTAAGGCGGTTGCTACCGAGTGTGGTACCACATTTTTCAATGTTTCGTCAGCTACATTGGCTTCTAAATGGCGTGGGGAGAGTGAGCGCATGGTGCGGTgcttgtttgatcttgcaagaGCTTATGCACCAAGTACAATTTTCATTGATGAGATCGATTCTCTCTGCAATGCCCGAGG GGCATCGGGGGAGCATGAATCATCCAGACGGGTTAAGTCTGAGCTTCTAGTTCAGGTGGATGGTGTAAACAATAGTTCCACAGGTGAAGATGGTTCCCGTAAAATAGTGATGGTTTTGGCAGCTACTAACTTTCCATGGGACATAGACGAGGCGTTGAG GAGGCGGCTGGAAAAGCGTATTTATATTCCCCTTCCAAATTTTGAGAGCCGTAAGGAGCTTATACGGATCAACTTGAAAACTGTAGAG GTGGCCCCTGATGTAGATATTGACAAAGTGGCTCGCCGAACAGATGGGTACAGTGGAGATGATCTGACGAATGTGTGCCGGGATGCTTCCTTGAATGGCATGAGGCGTAAAATAGCTGGTAAAACACGTGACGAGATTAAGAACATGGCAAAGGATGAGATTTCAAACGATCCTGTTGCCATGTGCGACTTTGAAGAAGCCTTGGTGAAGGTCCAGCGTAGTGTTTCTGCAGCTGATATAGAGAAGCATGAGAAGTGGTTTTCAGAATTTGGGTCagcataa
- the LOC122303358 gene encoding neurogenic locus notch homolog protein 3-like, whose product MEFFSLKMITLIHFHLLLFTFFCCNLRATSAQLIPNGPLQDVPCALINCGEGTCKASNASTLIGFDCECNPGWKKTQIGPLTFPSCVVPNCTVDFQCGKGSTSPPPAPLVPLPPPLNLPNPCALVWCGDGTCVSNGTAYTCECNEGSQNLLNLKGRACFKQCYWGADCNSLGFGPAPTPPASPRSTGPPGLKGGSSEAPICLRSLHALTTVMLALIFLCWT is encoded by the exons ATGGAATTCTTCAGTTTGAAGATGATCACTCTCATTCATTTCCATCTCCTTCTCTTCACTTTCTTCTGCTGCAATCTGAGAGCCACTTCTGCACAGTTGATTCCAAACGGCCCGTTACAAG ATGTACCGTGTGCACTAATAAATTGTGGGGAAGGGACATGCAAGGCCTCTAATGCTTCAACGCTAATTGGTTTCGACTGCGAGTGTAATCCTGGTTGGAAGAAAACGCAGATCGGTCCTTTGACTTTCCCCTCTTGTGTTGTTCCTAACt GCACAGTTGATTTTCAATGTGGGAAGGGGTCAACATCACCACCACCAGCTCCTCTCGTTCCACTTCCACCCCCTCTAAATTTGCCTAACC CTTGTGCTCTCGTTTGGTGCGGCGATGGAACTTGCGTAAGCAATGGAACTGCATACACATGCGAATGTAATGAAGGCTCCCAGAATTTGTTGAATTTAAAAGGCAGAGCTTGTTTTAAGCAAT GCTACTGGGGAGCAGATTGTAATAGTCTGGGGTTCGGCCCAGCACCCACTCCTCCTGCCTCGCCGAGAAGTACTGGACCTCCTGGCTTAAAAGGGG GATCTAGTGAAGCACCAATTTGCTTGAGGAGTCTCCACGCACTAACCACAGTAATGTTGGCCCTGATCTTTCTATGTTGGACCTAA